In Haloterrigena turkmenica DSM 5511, a single genomic region encodes these proteins:
- a CDS encoding DNA-directed DNA polymerase II small subunit — protein sequence MPLEASARIVSELTSRGYNAEREAVTKLASAENPQAALERVVEDLPEDALVVRTDHVDSTLLRGNSTGPNADAASDSPADPAVSTGDATTDPPATGGDVPVETKGGGGADRSVDPALRSLEIAGDMTGQSTGTGEYEDFVAVFRDRLERLGSKLRGRVNHRPASAIQNMPGGSDVAMVGLVNDIRSTASGHWLIELEDATGTFPWLVMKDREYVDLVDELLCDEVLAMEGTLADDSGIAFVDSMYFPDIPRTHEPSTADRHVQAALISDVHVGSDEFMAEAWNRFADWLHTEQAQHVEYLLLAGDMVEGVGVYPDQDEELEIVDIYEQYEAFSEHLKKIPGDIEIVMIPGNHDAVRLAEPQPGFDEELREIMSAHDPQIVSNPSTVTLEGVSVLMYHGVSLDEVIAELPEEKASYDDPHKAMYQLLKKRHVAPQFGGHTRLAPEERDYLVMEEVPDIFHTGHVHKLGFGKYHNVLAINSGCWQAQTDFQKSVNIDPDAGYAPIVDLDTLDVTVQKFS from the coding sequence CAGGCGGCCCTCGAGCGCGTCGTCGAGGACCTCCCCGAGGACGCGCTGGTCGTCCGGACCGACCACGTCGACTCAACTCTTTTGCGGGGGAACTCGACGGGCCCGAACGCCGACGCGGCTTCCGACTCGCCGGCCGATCCCGCCGTTTCGACTGGAGACGCTACAACCGATCCACCGGCCACGGGCGGGGATGTTCCAGTTGAAACGAAGGGGGGTGGGGGCGCCGACCGATCGGTCGATCCCGCGCTCCGGTCGCTCGAGATCGCCGGCGATATGACCGGCCAGAGCACCGGGACTGGCGAGTACGAGGATTTCGTCGCCGTCTTCCGGGATCGACTCGAGCGACTGGGATCGAAACTCCGCGGGCGGGTCAACCACCGCCCGGCGTCGGCCATTCAGAACATGCCCGGCGGCAGCGACGTCGCGATGGTCGGGCTGGTCAACGACATCCGGTCGACGGCCAGCGGTCACTGGCTGATCGAACTCGAGGACGCGACCGGAACCTTCCCGTGGCTCGTGATGAAGGATCGAGAGTACGTCGATCTGGTCGACGAACTACTCTGCGACGAGGTGCTGGCGATGGAGGGGACGCTGGCGGACGACTCGGGGATCGCCTTCGTCGACTCGATGTACTTCCCCGACATCCCGCGAACGCACGAGCCGTCGACCGCGGACCGCCACGTCCAGGCGGCGCTGATCAGCGACGTCCACGTCGGCAGTGACGAGTTCATGGCCGAGGCCTGGAACCGTTTCGCCGACTGGCTGCACACCGAGCAGGCCCAGCACGTCGAGTACCTCCTGTTGGCCGGCGACATGGTCGAGGGCGTCGGCGTCTATCCCGACCAGGACGAGGAACTCGAGATCGTCGACATCTACGAGCAGTACGAGGCCTTCAGCGAGCACTTAAAGAAGATCCCTGGCGACATCGAGATCGTGATGATTCCGGGCAACCACGACGCGGTCCGACTCGCGGAGCCCCAGCCCGGGTTCGACGAGGAACTGCGGGAGATCATGTCCGCCCACGACCCACAGATCGTGAGCAACCCCTCGACGGTCACCCTCGAGGGCGTCTCCGTCCTGATGTACCACGGCGTCAGTCTGGACGAGGTCATCGCGGAGTTGCCGGAAGAAAAAGCCAGCTACGACGACCCGCACAAGGCGATGTACCAGCTTCTGAAAAAGCGCCACGTCGCCCCGCAGTTCGGGGGCCACACCCGACTCGCCCCCGAAGAGCGGGACTACCTCGTGATGGAGGAGGTCCCCGACATCTTCCACACCGGCCACGTCCACAAGCTCGGCTTCGGGAAGTACCACAACGTGCTCGCCATCAATTCGGGCTGCTGGCAGGCCCAGACCGACTTCCAGAAGAGCGTCAACATTGACCCCGACGCAGGCTACGCGCCCATCGTCGACCTCGACACGCTCGACGTGACCGTCCAGAAGTTCAGTTAG
- a CDS encoding MaoC/PaaZ C-terminal domain-containing protein yields the protein MSRPVEGETHTFERTFTTDDVERFAELSRDRQAIHTEPDDDGRLMVHGLLTATLPTKIGGDLEVLARSMDLEFRRPVYTGQRIACTWTFESVEEREDRYAIGVNVVCERAGDEPVLTGTVEGLIWKDG from the coding sequence ATGAGCCGGCCAGTCGAGGGCGAGACCCACACGTTCGAGCGGACGTTCACGACCGACGACGTCGAGCGGTTCGCGGAGCTCTCCCGCGACAGACAGGCGATCCACACCGAGCCGGACGACGACGGCCGACTGATGGTCCACGGCCTGCTGACCGCGACCCTGCCGACGAAGATCGGCGGCGACCTCGAAGTGCTCGCGCGATCGATGGACCTCGAGTTCCGTCGGCCGGTCTACACCGGCCAGCGGATCGCCTGCACGTGGACGTTCGAGAGCGTGGAGGAACGCGAAGATCGGTACGCGATCGGCGTCAACGTGGTCTGCGAACGAGCGGGCGACGAACCCGTGTTGACCGGGACGGTCGAGGGACTGATCTGGAAGGACGGCTGA
- a CDS encoding amidohydrolase family protein gives MPVSDRSTDADDRATAFRPAIDAHTHLFPDRLAAAIQRTLSAETDWEFSTPTARADIEDVLRSAGVEAYVTLPYAHEPGLASDLNDWLLEQAADSDFLIPFATVHPDDEEPAAVVREAFEAGARGLKIHCPVQECRPADSRLEPALEVAAAYDRPITYHGGTAPMYEGSPYVGADVFEELLESYPGLRVCCAHMGTYETDRFLAFAREYDGVYLDTTFAMSTSAPETMGFDPSSISDATLVECSGSIMYGSDFPNIPYPYRNERAGLLERDLPQETARDIFYRTACEYLGLEGDAMLNPD, from the coding sequence ATGCCAGTTTCCGATCGATCGACAGACGCCGACGACCGCGCGACCGCCTTTCGGCCGGCCATCGACGCCCACACGCACCTGTTCCCCGACCGACTGGCGGCCGCCATTCAGCGAACGCTCAGCGCCGAAACCGACTGGGAGTTCTCGACGCCGACGGCTCGAGCCGACATCGAGGACGTCCTCCGCTCGGCGGGCGTCGAGGCCTACGTCACCCTTCCGTACGCCCACGAGCCGGGTCTCGCGAGCGACCTGAACGACTGGCTCCTCGAGCAGGCCGCGGACTCCGACTTCCTGATTCCGTTCGCGACGGTCCACCCCGACGACGAGGAGCCGGCGGCCGTCGTCCGCGAGGCGTTCGAAGCGGGTGCACGCGGCCTGAAGATCCACTGTCCCGTCCAGGAGTGTCGGCCCGCCGATTCCAGGCTCGAGCCCGCACTTGAGGTCGCCGCGGCATACGACCGGCCGATCACCTACCACGGCGGGACGGCGCCGATGTACGAGGGGAGTCCGTACGTGGGTGCGGACGTCTTCGAGGAGTTGCTCGAGTCCTACCCAGGACTTCGGGTCTGCTGTGCCCACATGGGCACCTACGAAACCGACCGATTCCTCGCGTTCGCCCGCGAGTACGACGGCGTCTACCTCGACACAACGTTCGCGATGTCGACGTCCGCACCGGAAACGATGGGGTTCGATCCCTCGTCGATTTCGGACGCGACGCTCGTCGAGTGTTCGGGGTCGATCATGTACGGCTCCGACTTCCCGAATATTCCGTACCCCTATCGGAACGAGCGAGCCGGGTTGCTCGAGCGGGACCTACCCCAGGAGACCGCGCGAGATATCTTCTACCGGACTGCGTGCGAGTATCTGGGCCTCGAGGGCGACGCTATGCTGAACCCAGACTGA
- a CDS encoding MaoC family dehydratase, with the protein MTGLYYEEFEVGETIEHERRRTITESDNQRFCDMTMNQQPLHLDADFAMDTDFGERLVNGLYTMSLAVGITIPETTDGTIVANLSYDNVEHPEPVFHGDTIRVQSTVTDKRETSDGERGIVTMHVEVFKVNEPDEPLVCEFDRTALSLKRKHAED; encoded by the coding sequence ATGACAGGACTCTACTACGAGGAGTTCGAGGTCGGCGAGACCATCGAACACGAACGGCGACGGACGATCACGGAGAGCGACAACCAGCGCTTTTGCGACATGACGATGAACCAGCAGCCGCTGCACTTGGACGCCGACTTCGCCATGGACACCGACTTCGGCGAACGGCTGGTCAACGGGCTCTACACGATGAGCCTCGCGGTCGGGATCACCATCCCCGAGACGACCGACGGGACCATCGTCGCTAACCTCTCCTACGACAACGTCGAGCACCCCGAGCCGGTGTTCCACGGCGACACGATTCGGGTGCAGTCGACAGTCACGGACAAGCGCGAGACCAGCGACGGCGAGCGCGGCATCGTGACCATGCACGTCGAGGTGTTCAAGGTCAACGAGCCCGACGAACCGCTGGTCTGCGAGTTCGATCGGACCGCGCTCTCGCTGAAACGCAAACACGCCGAGGACTGA
- a CDS encoding acyl-CoA carboxylase subunit beta translates to MELRVNTAATDQEAQAIAKALASHFGEEVELYPKRGDDLLATAAPDESEILTDASEAAAEAIDAAAAGDGGSKNAASSGDDLGPTDREATLREEIDDILEGGPEKYRDRLSEQGKLFVRDRLDLWFGENGLQFEDGKFANFDSWHPSGREGEAESGDRLPADGLITGAAEFEGRDVHFMANDFTVKAGSMAEKGVEKFLRMQQRALKTGKPVLYLMDSSGGRIDQQTGFFANREGIGKYYYNHSMLSGRVPQICVLYGPCIAGAAYTPVFADFTVMVRDMSAMAIASPRMVEMVTGEEIDLDELGGPDVHARHSGSADLIAEDEEHARELVAKLIGYLPDNADEKPPQTEGRAPERSPAGIDSVVPQAPNRGYDMFDVIERVVDADSVLELRPEYGSEIITAFARIDGRPVGIVANQPKQRAGAIFPDAAEKAAQFIWTCDAYDVPLLYLCDTPGFMAGSGVEKEGILEQGKRMIYATSSATVPKQSVVVRKAYGAGIYAMSGPAYDPESVLGLPSGEIAIMGPEAAINAVYANKLAAIDDPEERAQKEQELREEYREDIDVHRMASEVIIDEIVPPSELRDELEARFAFYETVEKDLPDKKHGTIL, encoded by the coding sequence ATGGAACTCAGAGTCAACACCGCCGCGACGGACCAGGAGGCACAGGCGATCGCAAAGGCGCTGGCGTCCCACTTCGGGGAGGAGGTTGAGCTCTACCCGAAACGGGGCGACGACCTCCTCGCGACGGCCGCGCCGGACGAGAGCGAGATCCTGACCGATGCGAGCGAGGCCGCTGCGGAGGCGATCGACGCCGCGGCCGCCGGCGACGGCGGCTCCAAAAATGCTGCGTCATCCGGCGACGATCTCGGGCCGACCGACCGCGAAGCGACACTTCGGGAGGAAATCGACGACATTCTCGAGGGCGGCCCCGAGAAGTACCGCGACCGGCTCTCCGAGCAGGGGAAGCTGTTCGTCCGGGACCGACTGGACCTTTGGTTCGGAGAGAACGGCCTGCAGTTCGAGGACGGCAAGTTCGCCAACTTCGATTCGTGGCATCCCAGCGGACGAGAGGGCGAGGCGGAGTCGGGAGACCGATTGCCGGCGGACGGCCTCATTACCGGCGCCGCGGAGTTCGAGGGCCGGGACGTTCACTTCATGGCCAACGACTTCACTGTCAAGGCGGGCTCGATGGCCGAGAAGGGCGTCGAGAAGTTCCTTCGGATGCAACAGCGCGCGCTGAAGACGGGCAAACCGGTGCTCTACCTGATGGACTCCTCGGGCGGCCGGATCGACCAGCAGACGGGCTTCTTCGCCAACCGCGAGGGCATCGGGAAGTACTACTACAACCACTCGATGCTCTCCGGCCGAGTGCCCCAGATCTGCGTGCTCTACGGGCCCTGCATCGCCGGCGCCGCCTACACGCCCGTCTTCGCGGACTTCACCGTCATGGTCCGGGACATGTCCGCGATGGCCATCGCCTCCCCGCGGATGGTCGAGATGGTCACCGGCGAGGAGATCGATCTCGACGAGTTAGGGGGGCCCGACGTCCACGCACGCCACTCCGGGAGCGCCGATTTGATCGCCGAAGACGAGGAACACGCCCGCGAACTCGTCGCGAAGCTGATCGGCTACCTGCCGGATAACGCGGACGAGAAACCGCCACAGACCGAGGGACGAGCACCGGAACGGTCGCCCGCCGGAATCGACTCCGTCGTGCCGCAGGCGCCGAACCGCGGCTACGACATGTTCGACGTCATCGAGCGCGTCGTCGACGCCGACTCGGTGCTCGAGCTCCGCCCCGAGTACGGTTCCGAGATCATCACCGCCTTCGCCCGCATCGACGGCCGGCCCGTCGGTATCGTCGCCAACCAGCCGAAACAGCGGGCCGGGGCGATCTTCCCCGACGCCGCGGAGAAGGCCGCGCAGTTCATCTGGACCTGCGACGCCTACGACGTGCCGCTGCTCTATTTGTGTGACACGCCCGGCTTCATGGCCGGCTCCGGAGTCGAGAAGGAGGGGATCCTCGAGCAGGGCAAGCGGATGATCTACGCGACGTCGTCGGCGACGGTGCCCAAGCAGTCCGTGGTCGTCCGGAAGGCCTACGGTGCGGGGATCTACGCGATGTCCGGTCCCGCCTACGACCCCGAGAGCGTGCTCGGGCTTCCCAGCGGCGAGATCGCGATCATGGGCCCCGAGGCGGCGATCAACGCCGTCTACGCGAACAAGCTGGCCGCGATCGACGATCCCGAGGAGCGCGCACAGAAGGAGCAGGAACTCCGCGAGGAGTACCGCGAGGACATCGACGTCCACCGGATGGCCAGCGAGGTCATCATCGATGAGATCGTGCCGCCCAGCGAGCTTCGAGACGAACTCGAGGCCCGCTTCGCGTTCTACGAGACCGTCGAGAAGGACCTGCCGGACAAGAAACACGGGACGATTCTCTGA
- a CDS encoding acyl-CoA dehydrogenase family protein, with protein sequence MNFEDTQERKLIRQTATEIADRYGPEHWREKEEAGEFSTEFWDELGEAGFHGLLVPEEYDGAGMGMEEMGLAMETLCAEGCGMAGTWYLVLTAGMAAVGLREYGTDEQKERYLTDIATGERNFSIAITEPEAGTNTLNVATRAERDGDEYVLNGKKAWITFSDRADNMILVTRTTPRDEVERGTDGISLFVVDMDDPNIDVSPIPKHAINYSKSCEVFIEDVRVPAENLLGDEDDGWWVLVDMLNPERIGFAAAGTGIGKLAANAAIEYSNDREIFGAPIGTHQAVSFPITEAYAKMETAALMREKAAWLYDQGEECGYETNVAKATAVDAGIEAVKHAMQAFGGWGYAKEYDVERWWREINLTRLAPVSQQMAYNHIGQQLGFPKSY encoded by the coding sequence ATGAACTTCGAAGACACGCAAGAACGCAAACTGATCCGACAGACGGCGACGGAAATCGCCGACCGGTACGGACCGGAGCACTGGCGCGAGAAGGAGGAAGCCGGCGAGTTCTCGACCGAGTTCTGGGACGAGCTCGGCGAGGCGGGCTTTCACGGCCTGTTGGTCCCCGAGGAGTACGACGGGGCCGGCATGGGAATGGAAGAGATGGGGCTGGCGATGGAGACCCTCTGTGCCGAGGGCTGTGGCATGGCCGGCACGTGGTACCTGGTGCTGACCGCCGGCATGGCCGCGGTCGGTCTCCGGGAGTACGGGACCGACGAGCAGAAGGAGCGGTACCTGACCGATATCGCGACGGGAGAGCGCAACTTCTCGATCGCCATTACGGAGCCGGAAGCGGGCACGAACACGTTGAACGTCGCGACTCGAGCGGAGCGGGACGGAGACGAGTACGTCCTCAACGGAAAGAAAGCGTGGATCACGTTCTCCGATCGAGCAGACAACATGATCCTCGTGACGCGAACGACCCCTCGAGACGAGGTCGAGCGGGGCACCGACGGCATCAGCCTCTTCGTCGTCGACATGGACGACCCGAATATCGACGTCTCGCCGATTCCCAAACACGCGATCAACTACTCGAAGTCTTGCGAGGTCTTCATAGAGGACGTCCGCGTCCCGGCCGAGAACCTGCTGGGCGACGAGGACGACGGCTGGTGGGTGCTCGTAGACATGCTCAACCCCGAGCGGATCGGCTTCGCGGCCGCGGGCACCGGGATCGGCAAACTCGCCGCGAACGCCGCGATCGAGTACAGCAACGACCGCGAGATCTTCGGCGCGCCGATCGGCACCCATCAGGCCGTCTCGTTCCCGATCACGGAGGCCTACGCGAAGATGGAGACCGCCGCGCTGATGCGCGAGAAGGCCGCGTGGCTCTACGATCAGGGTGAAGAGTGCGGTTACGAGACGAACGTCGCGAAGGCGACGGCCGTCGACGCCGGAATCGAGGCCGTCAAGCACGCGATGCAGGCCTTCGGCGGCTGGGGATACGCGAAAGAGTACGACGTCGAACGCTGGTGGCGCGAGATCAACCTCACCCGACTCGCGCCCGTCTCCCAGCAGATGGCCTACAACCACATCGGTCAGCAACTCGGCTTCCCGAAATCGTACTGA
- a CDS encoding acyl-CoA synthetase — MVSEHNMPDYEQVCDGFAWEDIEEAADWDAPGELNVAHEVCDRHAENKEKVALYQVSEDGELTTTTFWELAEATNRFANVLEDLGIERGDRVFSYMPRIPEHYVALIGTLKRGAVFGGINERFGPDGISYRLSDCDATAIVTTADNRDTVADALENAPSVEHVIVVSDDGRGLRRGDVSYRAAMETASREYEPADTGAEDDALLYYTSGTTGLAKGVLHEHRWVLGVAATQKYAVDLQEGDCYWSTGDLGWLTGPINTLGAWFWGTALFTYEGEFDPETWADLLDTYPISVLFSVPTAYRMLREHEDVLEDVSLDLRHALSIGEPLSAGVVEWGEETLGVTVHDTYGQTETGNMIINNYPTMEVRPGSMGKPLPGIEAAVVDPETGEVLEPGETGEIAQRGDYPCFFAEYWEKPDKTADCFVDGPDGEWYLSGDLAHLDEDGYFWFEGRADDVILSSGYRIGPFEVESSLGEHEAVAEAAVVPKPHRERGNIVKAYIVPSEGATPSEELKEDIRTHVKEELSAHEYPREIEFRDELPKTVTGKIRRTELQDEVEEEAEAT; from the coding sequence ATGGTATCAGAACACAATATGCCCGACTACGAGCAGGTCTGCGACGGCTTCGCCTGGGAGGACATCGAGGAAGCGGCCGACTGGGACGCGCCCGGGGAACTGAACGTCGCTCACGAGGTCTGTGACCGCCACGCCGAGAACAAGGAAAAAGTCGCGCTCTATCAGGTGAGCGAGGACGGCGAGTTGACCACGACGACCTTCTGGGAACTCGCCGAGGCGACGAACCGATTCGCGAACGTCCTCGAGGACCTCGGGATCGAGCGGGGCGACCGCGTCTTCTCGTACATGCCGCGGATCCCCGAACACTACGTCGCGCTGATCGGGACGCTCAAGCGTGGGGCCGTCTTCGGCGGGATCAACGAGCGGTTCGGCCCCGACGGAATCTCGTATCGGTTGTCGGACTGCGACGCGACGGCGATCGTGACGACCGCCGATAATCGGGACACCGTCGCGGACGCGCTCGAGAACGCGCCCTCGGTCGAGCACGTCATCGTCGTCAGCGACGACGGGCGGGGACTCCGACGGGGCGACGTCAGCTACCGCGCGGCGATGGAGACCGCGAGCCGCGAGTACGAACCGGCCGACACCGGCGCCGAGGACGACGCGCTGCTGTACTACACCAGCGGGACGACCGGGCTCGCGAAGGGCGTCCTGCACGAACACCGGTGGGTGCTGGGCGTCGCGGCCACCCAGAAGTACGCCGTCGACCTCCAGGAGGGCGATTGCTATTGGTCGACCGGCGATCTGGGCTGGCTGACCGGGCCGATCAACACGCTCGGCGCCTGGTTCTGGGGAACTGCCTTGTTCACCTACGAGGGCGAGTTCGACCCCGAGACGTGGGCTGACCTGCTGGATACCTACCCGATCAGCGTCCTGTTCTCCGTGCCGACGGCCTATCGGATGCTCCGAGAACACGAGGACGTCCTCGAGGACGTCTCGCTGGACCTGCGCCACGCGCTCTCGATCGGCGAACCGCTCTCGGCGGGCGTCGTCGAGTGGGGCGAGGAGACGCTGGGCGTCACCGTCCACGACACCTACGGCCAGACGGAGACTGGCAACATGATCATCAACAACTACCCGACGATGGAGGTCCGGCCGGGCTCGATGGGGAAACCGTTGCCCGGCATCGAGGCCGCCGTCGTAGATCCGGAGACTGGCGAGGTGCTCGAGCCCGGCGAAACGGGCGAGATCGCCCAGCGCGGGGATTACCCCTGCTTCTTCGCGGAGTACTGGGAGAAGCCCGACAAGACCGCGGATTGTTTCGTCGACGGCCCCGACGGCGAGTGGTACCTCTCGGGCGATCTGGCTCATCTGGACGAGGACGGCTACTTCTGGTTCGAGGGCCGGGCCGACGACGTCATCCTCTCGTCGGGCTACCGGATCGGCCCCTTCGAGGTCGAGAGCTCGCTGGGCGAACACGAGGCCGTCGCCGAGGCCGCCGTCGTTCCGAAACCCCACCGGGAGCGGGGCAACATCGTGAAAGCCTACATCGTCCCCAGCGAGGGCGCGACCCCCTCCGAGGAGCTGAAGGAGGACATCCGAACCCACGTCAAAGAGGAGCTCTCGGCCCACGAGTACCCCCGCGAGATCGAGTTCCGCGACGAGCTGCCGAAGACGGTCACCGGGAAGATCCGCCGGACGGAGCTGCAGGACGAAGTCGAGGAGGAGGCAGAAGCGACCTGA
- a CDS encoding TetR/AcrR family transcriptional regulator, protein MDAPDPFESASDETRGEMMRATYEALRTHGYSDLTIQRIGDEFPKSKSLIYQHYDGKDDLLVAFLEFLLERFKADVPSDDDFEDARDHLLTLVEQPLAESNDEHVDFVGAMTALRGQAPYDEAYWEQFADTDAFFREHVADIVRDGIEQGVFREVDPEQTAAFISATIDGAQSQHVTTGSEEAVDAVRRELTDYVERRLVVDGEDDS, encoded by the coding sequence ATGGATGCACCCGATCCCTTCGAGTCCGCGTCCGACGAGACGCGCGGCGAGATGATGCGCGCGACCTACGAGGCGCTCCGGACACACGGCTACTCGGACCTGACCATCCAGCGCATCGGCGACGAGTTCCCCAAGAGCAAGTCGCTCATCTATCAGCACTACGACGGCAAGGACGACCTGCTCGTGGCCTTCCTCGAGTTCCTCCTCGAGCGGTTCAAGGCTGACGTACCGTCAGACGACGACTTCGAGGACGCTCGCGACCACTTGCTGACCCTCGTTGAGCAACCTCTGGCAGAGTCCAACGACGAACACGTCGACTTCGTCGGCGCGATGACCGCGCTCCGCGGGCAGGCGCCGTACGACGAGGCCTACTGGGAGCAGTTCGCGGACACCGACGCGTTCTTCCGCGAGCACGTCGCCGACATCGTCCGCGACGGGATCGAGCAAGGGGTCTTTCGGGAGGTCGATCCGGAGCAGACGGCCGCGTTCATCTCGGCGACGATCGACGGTGCGCAGTCCCAGCACGTGACGACGGGGAGCGAGGAGGCAGTCGACGCCGTGCGCCGCGAACTGACCGACTACGTCGAGCGGCGACTGGTCGTCGACGGCGAGGACGACTCGTAA
- a CDS encoding ATP-binding cassette domain-containing protein, which produces MNSIDAQHVELTYADGTAAVTDLVLEVPEGEFFGFLGANGAGKTTTIKIFATLLKPTGGTVTVNGYDVEAEPRSVRESIGYMAQETSVDPELTARENIRFACEAYGVPAADRGERIDDLLDLVDLADVADKVAKDFSGGMKKRLDAATALVHEPPIVFLDEPTTGLDPKARNRLWDYFERINDRGTTVFLTTQYLEEADQLCDRIGVIRDGTIVADGTPAELKDRVGGAVLEVELANADPDAEALERAREVALEAALFDDASIEVTDGGLSVRSTAARQRGPELLVALKEADVPVTGFNVRDPTLDDVFLAITGEGLDEEEATTTETAGGSGASDATTEVGR; this is translated from the coding sequence ATGAACTCAATCGACGCCCAGCACGTCGAACTGACGTACGCGGACGGGACGGCGGCCGTCACCGACCTCGTGCTCGAGGTTCCGGAGGGCGAGTTCTTCGGCTTCCTCGGCGCGAACGGGGCCGGGAAGACGACGACCATCAAGATCTTCGCGACGCTGTTGAAACCGACGGGCGGCACCGTCACGGTCAACGGCTACGACGTCGAGGCCGAGCCCCGGTCGGTCCGCGAGTCGATCGGCTACATGGCCCAGGAGACGAGCGTCGATCCCGAACTCACGGCCCGCGAGAACATCCGCTTCGCCTGCGAGGCCTACGGCGTGCCGGCCGCCGACCGCGGTGAGCGGATCGACGACCTGCTCGACCTCGTCGACCTGGCCGACGTCGCGGACAAGGTCGCCAAGGACTTCTCCGGCGGGATGAAAAAGCGCCTCGACGCCGCGACCGCGCTGGTCCACGAGCCGCCCATCGTCTTCTTAGACGAGCCGACCACCGGACTCGACCCGAAGGCCCGCAACCGGCTCTGGGACTACTTCGAGCGCATCAACGACCGTGGAACGACGGTCTTCCTGACGACCCAGTATCTGGAGGAGGCCGACCAGCTCTGCGACCGCATCGGCGTCATTCGGGACGGGACGATCGTCGCCGACGGCACGCCCGCCGAACTCAAGGACCGCGTCGGCGGCGCCGTCCTCGAGGTCGAACTGGCCAACGCGGACCCTGACGCAGAGGCGCTCGAGCGGGCCCGCGAGGTCGCCCTCGAGGCGGCCCTGTTCGACGACGCGTCGATCGAGGTCACCGACGGGGGGCTCAGCGTCCGCTCGACGGCGGCCCGCCAGCGCGGTCCGGAACTGCTCGTCGCGCTGAAGGAGGCCGACGTTCCGGTCACCGGGTTCAACGTCCGCGATCCGACGCTCGACGACGTCTTCCTCGCGATCACCGGTGAGGGGCTCGACGAGGAGGAGGCGACGACGACCGAGACTGCGGGCGGGAGCGGTGCCTCGGACGCGACCACGGAGGTGGGCCGATGA
- a CDS encoding ABC transporter permease: MSTDAETGSANTDRGRTTAGNGFVRDTWINLKRWLIKTTRNPFVMTVSLLNPIIFLVLFTEVFGGVTEGAVSQSLGTEASYVTFLVPAIVIQTALIGATTSGIGLVDDIENGMFEKVLVSPMHRGAIFLGKSLSEVLRIVVQIGIILTLGYVLLYLDAGAPLTDYVETGVLGALGIVAVGIVFSIWFTALSNVVALVTRDQESTIIAVNLLQFPLLFLSSAFLPIEVLPEWVQTIAALNPITYGVDAARALMFGKDVMTVLEVSAFGGMWNTLVPALAVLGALDLVLGAVAVHFLNSASSSDVQ, encoded by the coding sequence ATGAGCACCGACGCCGAGACCGGGAGCGCCAACACCGACCGCGGACGGACGACCGCCGGCAACGGCTTCGTTCGAGACACGTGGATCAACCTGAAGCGGTGGCTGATCAAGACCACCCGGAACCCGTTCGTGATGACCGTCTCGCTGTTGAATCCGATCATCTTCCTCGTCCTCTTTACGGAGGTGTTCGGCGGGGTTACGGAGGGCGCCGTCAGCCAGAGCCTCGGCACGGAGGCGAGCTACGTGACCTTCCTCGTGCCGGCGATCGTGATCCAGACGGCGCTAATTGGCGCAACGACCTCCGGGATCGGCCTCGTCGACGACATCGAGAACGGGATGTTCGAGAAGGTCCTCGTCTCCCCGATGCATCGAGGGGCGATCTTCCTCGGAAAGTCCCTCTCCGAAGTGCTGCGCATCGTCGTCCAGATCGGGATCATCCTCACGCTCGGGTACGTCCTCCTCTATCTGGACGCGGGCGCGCCGCTGACCGATTACGTCGAGACCGGCGTCCTCGGCGCGCTCGGAATCGTCGCCGTCGGGATCGTGTTCTCGATCTGGTTTACCGCACTCTCGAACGTCGTGGCGCTCGTCACCCGCGATCAGGAGTCGACCATCATCGCGGTCAACCTGCTGCAGTTCCCCCTGCTGTTCCTCTCGAGCGCCTTCCTCCCGATCGAGGTGCTCCCGGAGTGGGTCCAGACGATCGCCGCGCTCAACCCGATCACCTACGGCGTCGACGCTGCCCGCGCCCTGATGTTCGGCAAAGACGTCATGACGGTCCTCGAGGTATCGGCCTTCGGCGGTATGTGGAACACGCTCGTCCCCGCGCTGGCGGTGCTCGGCGCGCTCGACCTCGTTCTGGGGGCCGTCGCCGTCCACTTCCTGAACAGCGCCTCGAGTTCCGACGTGCAATAG